AAATCGAGAGACTGAATCCACTCCTGGACAGGATCATGGAGCATCACCAGATTCTTCTAATAGCCGAGTAGTTTGTAGGAGCAAATGAAAGACAGCTTGTAATTGCAAGGCAGATCATTCCAAAGCTTCTGCTGTCCTGGACAGAGAAAGAAAAGATCAGATTGAGCGAAGTGAGCAGCTTATTGTCTAATTAGTTCATTCTTTCTGTTTTGAGAGTGTCAATGATCTTTTCATTTCACCCATCTCGTCATCCATGAGTAACTTTGTAAATGAGCTGAGATATTTCCTGTTGTGATCCCGTTTGCAGTCAGTGTGAGAGTCATTGAAATCTGAAAACCTGACGATATTCAGTGGGGGTTTGGACACTTCCTGAGTGAAGATGCTGAGTTTCcactgggtgagattctcccGTGTGGGTGGACAGCAAGGCCTCACCATCAGGGTTAAACAGTCTCCTTCCCCATTGCACAGACTTCACACAATTGGAACATTCCCAATTAGAATCCAGCTTTCGAATATCTGTCTGTATTACATTATCTAcaatctgggaattgaatcctgggGAAAGGGAGAAGGGTGGTTGGTGCATTAGTAAAGTGACGGCTGGATACAGGAAGGTTGATTATTTTTCCTCGGAATGTTGTATAAACACGGAGTGGAATCCTGCTCACCGGGAGCACGGCTACAGCCTGTGACATATTAGGATCAGCTCATTAAATGTGCAGCAGTTACAAGGCTGGTCTTGGTCTAACCTCAACACTGCACAATCCACAGAGACAATTGATCAGAAGGAGAAACTTTAGTGTTAGTCCCAGTGAAAGCTCCTTTATCGACAACATATGACCCATGTACTTTCCCCCAGTAAACAGTTTGACCTGGAAGGTGACTgccagagggacagggagtagaGCTCTGTCAATGTCTAAAACTCAACCACATGGACTCCACATAGAATCTCATCCATTGATCTATTTGTCTGGAATTATTTTCCCATAAGACACTATCACACTGAGCAACAGCAACTTACCATTTCCCAAATGTGCACAGTCTTCATTTGAATGGTGATTATCGGGTTGACCCTGGTTCCATTTTGTAAAATCTGTTTGAGATCCATCAGTCCAAAGGAAAGTCCCCTCCTGTGGAAATATCAAATCATTACAATTAAAAATGTATAATTTTTCACCATAAACAATGTGAAAACTCAAGAAACGTTACCTTGTAGATGTCACTCAAACCAATCCAAGCATGGACAGGACTTCCACTGACTTCAGTTATCATCTTTCCCATCAAGTCATTCTGATTCTCCCAGTGTATGGAGGCAAGATGGCTGCCTGGACCCAGAGATTGGCAATGCAGCTTAAAAAAAAGATTGTTTTTGTGGGATTTACATTGAAGATATTCCACTTTGTTGCTCCAATATGTTTACTGTTGAAAATGCGTTGTTTAGCAGAATGGGAAGAATAA
This region of Mustelus asterias chromosome 19, sMusAst1.hap1.1, whole genome shotgun sequence genomic DNA includes:
- the LOC144508032 gene encoding C-type lection lectoxin-Enh3-like, whose product is MMLIGVLLLAALFSGDVAAEPDLNIESVNLTETNQELEERDFSGKGLCYDGVYYFGRCYKFVHSRKTWIEAELHCQSLGPGSHLASIHWENQNDLMGKMITEVSGSPVHAWIGLSDIYKEGTFLWTDGSQTDFTKWNQGQPDNHHSNEDCAHLGNGQQKLWNDLPCNYKLSFICSYKLLGY